One stretch of Streptomyces hygroscopicus DNA includes these proteins:
- a CDS encoding Leucine Rich Repeat family protein, expressed gives MLPELRSTGHEHCSRTEPYPGTSPDRFRCLAYYFPAESPPHRTPRPSFDTYHLRPHGSSRRDRSPQSDGYRLYIRKGCPTGTFTYAFGGGTGAGARARSQRVERHGARSCCTGWNGVRRHPLPHRGWGRRADSANSMAVAAAGSHHRPHSGVGRTGAASRAHRSRRLSRAGRGQRSGWGWQDGSRSDLAARAEPSLSRWPTLRRPGRTVSKRTGSSRRGGWPFSTYPGRIGQADAFGPC, from the coding sequence GTGCTCCCCGAGCTCCGATCCACAGGTCATGAGCATTGCTCCCGTACAGAGCCTTACCCAGGGACGAGCCCTGACCGATTCCGCTGCTTGGCATACTATTTTCCTGCCGAATCGCCCCCTCACCGAACGCCTCGACCGTCTTTTGACACCTACCACCTGAGACCCCATGGATCGAGCCGAAGAGATAGATCGCCCCAGAGCGACGGATATCGGTTGTATATAAGGAAAGGATGTCCTACGGGAACCTTCACTTACGCCTTCGGAGGGGGAACCGGTGCGGGGGCAAGGGCACGGTCACAACGAGTTGAGCGGCACGGTGCACGGAGCTGCTGTACAGGCTGGAACGGTGTACGGCGGCATCCACTACCGCATCGAGGCTGGGGCCGAAGAGCAGATTCCGCAAATTCCATGGCAGTTGCCGCCGCTGGTTCGCATCACCGACCGCACAGTGGAGTTGGACGCACTGGAGCGGCATCGCGCGCGCACCGCTCACGAAGGCTATCCCGCGCTGGCCGCGGTCAGCGGTCTGGGTGGGGTTGGCAAGACGGCAGTCGCTCTGACCTGGCTGCACGCGCTGAGCCCTCACTTTCCCGGTGGCCAACTCTACGCAGACCTGGGCGCACAGTCTCCAAACGGACCGGCAGCTCCCGACGAGGTGGTTGGCCGTTTTCTACGTACCCTGGGCGTATCGGCCAAGCAGATGCCTTCGGCCCTTGCTGA
- a CDS encoding DNA polymerase III subunit epsilon — translation MNFATWPPLFVVDVEGNGANPPDLVEVAALPVRDGGPDTSTAGAWLIRPPRPVTPRATGIHGLTNGLLAQSPVWGEIAEQVHGLLGTAWICAHNAHTDYRVLKAHLPKWEPDGVLDTLRLAKATYKDLPGYSLDALIKHTAPDLTAAPAQRHRATYDAYATAQLLIAMASHYDTWDQLVAAAVPPGLPGAPEPEEDPTLW, via the coding sequence ATGAACTTCGCCACCTGGCCCCCACTGTTCGTCGTGGACGTCGAAGGCAACGGCGCCAACCCGCCCGACCTGGTCGAGGTGGCCGCGCTACCCGTGCGCGACGGCGGGCCGGACACCAGCACGGCCGGGGCGTGGCTCATCCGCCCGCCCCGGCCCGTCACCCCCCGCGCCACCGGCATCCACGGCCTGACCAACGGACTTCTGGCGCAGTCCCCCGTGTGGGGGGAGATCGCTGAGCAGGTCCACGGGCTCCTGGGCACGGCGTGGATCTGCGCCCACAACGCGCACACGGACTACCGAGTACTCAAGGCACACCTGCCGAAGTGGGAACCGGACGGAGTCCTCGACACGCTCCGCCTGGCCAAGGCCACGTACAAGGACCTGCCCGGCTACAGCCTCGACGCCCTGATCAAGCACACCGCGCCGGACCTCACGGCCGCTCCCGCCCAGCGGCACCGTGCCACCTACGACGCCTACGCCACGGCACAGCTCCTCATTGCCATGGCCAGTCACTACGACACCTGGGACCAGCTCGTCGCCGCGGCCGTGCCGCCCGGCCTGCCAGGCGCCCCCGAGCCAGAAGAGGACCCCACCCTGTGGTGA
- a CDS encoding regulator, with product MTAVTSRWRMPGLIVDGCYALHLEPLATEAAVELLEITLADGRVAAQPDEARALVKLCAGLPLAVRVAGARLAARPRREITTMVRALTEERGRLEALAIEGDHNVRAALDLSYQGLPPEAARLYRLMGLHPGSEFGTPVVRATLASDAADVLDLLHDANLLVDAGEERYRFHDLVRLHAASKAEEEELPQDRVAALRRMIDHYVATATRAEEIVDPQHRTMPRSYGADPVIMADLGDDAEGALDWLELELPNLMAVIHRARPAGFPAVAWQLADALWPLFLRRKFYDQWRAAHKEGLTAAEELEDTAAQCRMLTSGGVGELGLGSHERALEMFERAARTFHTSGNALGYARTLNYQGLAHQRLGRLDKAAELFTRAATELPACGDRRAGGLARLNLADVALARGLLEKATADADAAYTTLREAGDMYNAARAATLLGRAYLARDLLDPVEDLLSTALSTLRGMAADYETARTLESLAVLAERRGQQGLARDYYREALELHSSVSRSESADAEAVRAQLARLEGHAMD from the coding sequence GTGACCGCCGTGACCAGCCGCTGGCGGATGCCGGGCCTGATCGTAGACGGCTGCTACGCGCTGCATCTTGAACCTCTCGCCACGGAGGCGGCGGTCGAGCTACTGGAGATCACCCTCGCCGATGGCCGCGTGGCCGCCCAGCCCGACGAAGCTCGCGCCTTGGTCAAGCTGTGCGCAGGGCTGCCACTGGCGGTACGTGTCGCCGGTGCTCGACTTGCGGCGCGCCCACGGCGTGAGATCACTACCATGGTGCGCGCGCTGACCGAGGAGCGCGGCCGTTTGGAGGCATTGGCCATCGAAGGCGACCACAATGTACGGGCGGCATTGGACCTGTCGTACCAAGGGCTGCCGCCCGAGGCCGCTCGCCTTTACCGTCTCATGGGCCTGCACCCGGGATCGGAATTCGGAACTCCGGTGGTCAGAGCAACACTGGCAAGTGATGCGGCAGACGTACTCGACCTGCTCCACGACGCGAATCTGCTCGTCGATGCTGGGGAGGAACGCTACCGATTCCATGATCTCGTACGCCTGCATGCCGCCTCGAAGGCCGAGGAGGAGGAATTACCCCAGGATCGCGTCGCGGCATTGCGCCGCATGATCGACCACTACGTCGCCACTGCCACTCGCGCCGAGGAGATCGTCGATCCTCAGCATCGTACGATGCCGCGCAGCTACGGTGCTGACCCGGTGATCATGGCGGACCTCGGTGACGATGCCGAGGGTGCACTGGACTGGCTGGAGCTTGAGCTACCCAACCTGATGGCCGTGATACACCGCGCACGCCCTGCAGGTTTCCCGGCCGTCGCCTGGCAGCTTGCAGACGCCCTGTGGCCCCTATTCCTGCGGCGCAAGTTCTACGACCAGTGGCGCGCCGCGCATAAGGAAGGACTGACGGCAGCCGAGGAGTTAGAGGACACAGCTGCCCAGTGCCGGATGCTCACCTCCGGCGGTGTGGGTGAACTCGGTTTAGGAAGCCACGAGCGCGCCCTTGAGATGTTCGAGCGCGCGGCACGCACGTTTCACACCAGCGGAAACGCCCTCGGCTACGCCCGCACGCTTAATTATCAGGGACTGGCACACCAAAGACTCGGCCGGCTAGACAAGGCGGCCGAGCTCTTCACTCGTGCTGCCACAGAGTTACCCGCATGCGGCGACCGACGGGCCGGCGGACTGGCTCGGCTGAATCTCGCCGATGTCGCACTCGCGAGGGGCCTCCTCGAGAAGGCGACCGCGGACGCCGATGCCGCCTACACCACGCTCCGGGAAGCGGGTGACATGTACAACGCCGCGCGCGCGGCCACTTTACTTGGCCGCGCGTACCTCGCGCGGGACCTCCTCGACCCGGTGGAGGACCTGCTCTCCACGGCGCTGAGCACGTTGCGCGGCATGGCCGCCGACTATGAAACGGCCCGCACCCTGGAGAGCCTGGCCGTACTCGCCGAGCGGCGCGGACAGCAGGGCCTCGCCCGGGACTACTACCGGGAAGCGCTTGAGCTGCATTCCTCAGTAAGCCGTTCCGAATCGGCGGATGCCGAGGCGGTGCGGGCCCAGCTCGCACGGTTGGAGGGCCATGCTATGGATTGA
- a CDS encoding radical SAM protein, which yields MSEPYQIRPLPILATEAIGGLEPALADVIEYRKSGLSLNWIIGCPLDCGYCIRHTFSNFEMKVPRRLMSDEEAVTALVEHPYFRPHTTPLQLLNRATDPMLPAVKPHLFTVLRRLDERGLTNHVLVITRWRVSPEDCEVLNSFENLRLTVLVTHSGIDHEDIEPVDSQIAAESLRTLYEHAERYRTILYWRPIVPGLNDSDAHLERARELSRHAHATVFTGLFFRHEIAAYYQAHGLPTPYEDTARRKILPEVAERRVLDAFRTLEDDAAPWGALFRKTSCGVAYAHGEADYNGHYGVRELCDICPEKQLALCHAAWDKPDLADVTESARALGATRAVEITDRAIIVEGLDEPPRYYLQHGYGYQCHDREKPHHYRQHGRAPIGWPTENGTPAP from the coding sequence ATGAGCGAGCCGTACCAGATCCGTCCCTTACCGATCCTTGCCACGGAGGCGATAGGCGGGCTGGAGCCTGCACTGGCGGACGTGATCGAGTACCGCAAGTCCGGGCTCTCCCTGAACTGGATCATCGGCTGCCCGCTGGACTGCGGGTACTGCATCCGGCACACCTTCAGCAACTTCGAGATGAAGGTCCCCCGCCGACTGATGAGCGACGAGGAGGCAGTCACCGCTCTCGTCGAGCATCCGTACTTCCGGCCGCACACCACGCCGCTCCAGCTCCTGAACCGGGCGACCGACCCCATGCTGCCGGCGGTCAAACCGCACCTGTTCACCGTGCTGCGGCGCCTGGACGAGCGGGGCCTGACCAACCATGTTCTGGTCATCACCCGCTGGCGCGTCTCCCCGGAGGACTGCGAGGTCCTCAACAGCTTCGAGAACCTGCGCCTGACCGTGCTGGTCACCCACTCCGGCATCGACCACGAGGACATCGAGCCGGTGGACTCCCAGATCGCCGCCGAGAGCCTGCGCACCCTCTACGAGCACGCCGAGCGGTACCGCACCATCCTGTACTGGCGGCCGATCGTCCCCGGTCTCAACGACTCCGACGCCCACCTGGAGCGGGCGCGTGAGCTGTCCCGGCACGCGCACGCCACCGTCTTCACCGGCCTGTTCTTCCGCCACGAGATCGCCGCCTACTACCAGGCGCACGGACTGCCCACCCCGTACGAGGACACCGCCCGGCGCAAGATCCTGCCCGAGGTGGCCGAGCGGCGGGTGCTCGATGCCTTCCGCACCCTCGAGGACGACGCCGCCCCGTGGGGAGCACTGTTCCGCAAGACCAGCTGCGGCGTGGCCTACGCCCACGGAGAGGCCGACTACAACGGCCACTACGGCGTCCGCGAGCTGTGCGACATCTGTCCGGAAAAGCAGCTCGCGCTGTGCCACGCGGCCTGGGACAAACCCGATCTCGCGGACGTCACCGAAAGCGCGCGAGCCCTTGGCGCGACCCGGGCCGTTGAGATCACTGACCGGGCCATCATCGTGGAGGGTCTGGACGAGCCGCCGCGCTACTACCTCCAGCACGGCTACGGCTACCAGTGCCACGACCGCGAGAAGCCTCACCACTACCGCCAGCACGGCCGTGCCCCCATCGGCTGGCCGACGGAGAACGGAACACCCGCACCATGA
- a CDS encoding nucleoside diphosphate kinase codes for MSRKPPSGAVVDGIDFDCWAVILCKPDCVERGLVPRVLDIIRACGFAVTDGMDLVAQPWQAHVVYRDLLADAKRAPRDLPTYLDEAFADRPVSVALAHGEPGIHARLRQLVGHTDPTLAMAGTIRGDLGNDSLSVALAERRLVRNLVHTSDDPDAARRDFGTWFRDGRRPADPDFERCSVILCKPDAVERGLVDAVLDRIGAAQVAVSGRLDLTVQAWQAHVHYWDLLVDADWFPDRDIPACLDAEYANRPVTVALARGEPGMHYRLRQLLGHFDPTRAAPGTIRGDLGDDSLTAALAGRRLVRNLVHTSDDPDAARRDFGTWYGAHRHALLSPPSPPHQRTSVGT; via the coding sequence GTGAGCCGGAAGCCGCCGAGCGGCGCCGTGGTCGACGGCATCGATTTCGACTGCTGGGCGGTCATCCTGTGCAAGCCGGACTGCGTGGAACGCGGCCTGGTCCCGCGCGTGCTTGACATAATCCGCGCCTGTGGTTTCGCGGTCACGGACGGCATGGACCTTGTGGCGCAGCCGTGGCAGGCCCACGTCGTGTACCGCGATCTGCTCGCAGATGCCAAGCGTGCTCCCCGTGATCTGCCGACCTACCTCGATGAGGCGTTCGCCGACCGCCCGGTGTCCGTGGCACTCGCCCACGGTGAGCCCGGTATCCACGCCCGTCTGCGGCAACTCGTCGGGCACACAGACCCCACCCTGGCCATGGCCGGGACGATCCGCGGCGACCTCGGAAACGACAGTCTGAGCGTTGCGCTCGCCGAGCGGCGCCTGGTCCGCAACCTCGTGCACACCAGCGATGATCCGGATGCTGCCCGTCGCGACTTCGGCACCTGGTTCAGGGACGGCCGTCGCCCCGCCGATCCCGACTTCGAGCGGTGCTCGGTCATCCTGTGCAAGCCCGACGCGGTCGAGCGCGGCCTGGTGGACGCCGTCCTGGACCGGATCGGCGCAGCCCAGGTCGCGGTGTCGGGTCGGCTCGACCTGACCGTTCAGGCGTGGCAGGCGCACGTCCACTACTGGGACCTGCTGGTGGACGCCGACTGGTTCCCGGACCGCGACATCCCCGCCTGCCTGGACGCGGAGTACGCCAACCGCCCCGTCACGGTGGCACTGGCCCGCGGAGAGCCGGGCATGCACTATCGCCTTCGCCAGCTCCTGGGGCACTTCGACCCCACCCGGGCCGCACCCGGCACCATCCGCGGCGACCTCGGGGACGACAGCCTGACCGCGGCGCTCGCCGGGCGCCGCCTGGTCCGCAACCTCGTGCACACCAGCGACGACCCGGACGCCGCCCGCCGCGACTTCGGCACCTGGTACGGCGCCCATCGCCACGCCCTGCTCTCCCCACCGAGCCCCCCGCACCAGCGCACGTCTGTCGGCACCTGA
- a CDS encoding thymidylate synthase: protein MLTPLSLPGLEEAYLALLRLVSEDFDHHISARGNDAREVIGASFRLSDPRQRLPFLAARKANPVFHFAEALWYLAGRRDLEMIGYYAPSMRSSSRDGIHVGGSAYGHTIFSPADGDTVSPFDRVLELLRGERDSKRGYIPVFAADELAISDNPDMACLAGLHFLVRGERLHMVCYMRANDLDCGLLSDVFSFTMLQEFAAIQLGLEMGSYTHFIGSAHICDRNAERAHRVLVEAVTRSAPIQFPFPAMPASTTAATVARVLEHEEVLRTNKAHYTAAHITSSDLDPYWQQTVLLFEVYRQIQHEHVDTVNPEVLTAMDPGLRWLVAHRWSACAGALGGGEE from the coding sequence ATGCTCACACCCCTCAGCCTCCCCGGCCTCGAAGAGGCATACCTTGCCTTACTGAGGCTGGTATCCGAGGATTTCGATCATCACATCTCTGCCCGTGGCAACGACGCCCGTGAGGTGATCGGCGCGAGCTTCCGCTTGTCGGACCCGCGCCAGCGACTGCCCTTCCTGGCAGCGCGTAAGGCGAACCCCGTCTTCCACTTCGCTGAAGCACTCTGGTACCTGGCCGGCCGCAGGGACCTCGAAATGATCGGCTACTACGCGCCGTCCATGCGCTCCAGCTCCCGGGACGGCATCCACGTGGGTGGTTCCGCGTACGGGCACACGATCTTCAGCCCGGCCGACGGCGACACGGTGTCGCCCTTTGACCGCGTTCTGGAGCTGCTCCGCGGCGAGCGGGACAGCAAGCGGGGCTACATTCCCGTCTTCGCCGCTGACGAGCTGGCAATCAGTGACAACCCGGATATGGCGTGCCTCGCCGGGCTGCACTTCCTGGTGCGGGGTGAACGGCTGCACATGGTGTGCTACATGCGAGCCAACGATCTCGACTGTGGCCTGCTCTCGGACGTCTTCAGCTTCACCATGCTGCAGGAGTTCGCAGCCATCCAGCTCGGCCTTGAGATGGGCTCCTACACCCACTTCATCGGCTCGGCCCACATCTGCGACCGCAACGCCGAGCGCGCCCACCGAGTCCTTGTGGAAGCCGTCACCCGGTCGGCGCCGATCCAGTTCCCGTTCCCGGCGATGCCAGCGAGCACCACCGCAGCGACCGTGGCGCGCGTCCTTGAGCACGAGGAGGTGCTGCGCACGAACAAGGCCCACTACACCGCGGCACACATCACGAGTTCGGACCTCGATCCCTATTGGCAGCAGACTGTGCTGCTGTTTGAGGTCTACCGGCAGATCCAGCACGAACACGTGGACACGGTGAACCCGGAGGTTCTCACCGCTATGGATCCGGGCTTGCGGTGGCTCGTGGCCCACCGCTGGTCGGCCTGCGCTGGCGCCCTGGGCGGAGGCGAAGAGTGA
- a CDS encoding aldo/keto reductase → MTITPPAGTITIAGKAVSRLGFGTMRLTGPGIWDDPADRSTALTVLRQAVHTYGITHIDTADAYGPHTVEHLIHDALHPYPEHVLIATKVGLARPAPDTWVPHGHPVYLRACVEASLRRLGMDRLELCYLHRIDPEVPVADQIGTLQALKDEGKIGHIGLSKVTPQQIRTVTNDTTVAAVQNVLNMSGDRHDTALELCRDLSIPYVPYRPLDAGTLARHGHIDAALNWLLRLGNHVAPIPSTSSPEHLRQLVAVVTGARL, encoded by the coding sequence ATGACCATCACGCCGCCCGCGGGCACCATCACCATCGCCGGAAAGGCCGTCTCCCGGCTCGGCTTCGGCACAATGCGCCTGACCGGCCCCGGCATCTGGGACGACCCAGCGGACCGCTCCACCGCGCTCACCGTGCTCCGCCAAGCCGTCCACACCTACGGCATCACCCACATCGACACCGCAGACGCCTACGGGCCCCACACCGTCGAACACCTCATCCACGATGCCTTACACCCCTACCCCGAGCACGTCCTGATCGCGACCAAAGTGGGCCTGGCACGCCCCGCCCCGGACACGTGGGTCCCGCATGGCCACCCCGTCTACCTGCGCGCATGTGTCGAAGCGAGCCTACGGCGACTGGGCATGGACCGGCTCGAACTCTGCTACCTCCACCGCATCGACCCCGAAGTGCCCGTCGCGGACCAGATCGGCACACTCCAAGCCCTCAAAGACGAGGGCAAGATCGGGCACATCGGCCTGTCGAAGGTCACGCCCCAGCAGATCCGTACCGTCACCAATGACACCACCGTCGCCGCCGTGCAGAACGTCCTCAACATGAGCGGAGACCGGCACGACACCGCACTCGAACTCTGCCGCGACCTCTCCATCCCCTATGTACCGTACCGGCCCCTCGACGCCGGCACTCTCGCACGGCACGGGCATATCGACGCAGCTCTCAACTGGCTGCTCCGCCTCGGGAACCACGTCGCACCCATCCCCAGCACCAGTTCTCCGGAACACCTCCGCCAACTCGTCGCCGTCGTGACAGGCGCCCGGTTATGA